The window CCGCCGATGCTCCTGCTCTTCGGCGCCGCCGCCGCCGCGCTCGTCGCGCGCCGCCGCGCCGCGAACAGCAACGGCCAGGAACAGGACGCCGCATAAGCCATCCACTGGAGGTCCGATCCGGACCACCATTTCAAGGGCCGCCCGCAAGGGTGGCCCTTTTTCTTGGCGCCGCAGAAACAGTTTGCCATATGGAAAACTGTTTCATATGGTTCACTAGATGGTAAACCAACAAACACCCCTCGACTCGGTCTTCCACGCCCTCGCCGACCCGACGCGCCGCGCGGTGATCAGCCGCCTGCTCAAAGGCGCAGCGCCCGTGAAGCGGCTGGCCGAACCCTTCGCGATGGGCCTTCCCGCCTTCCTCAAGCATCTGACGGTGCTCGAAACCTCGGGACTGATCCGGTCCGAGAAACAGGGCCGCGTGCGGACCTGCCACATCAACGAGGACCGCCTCGCGGCAGCCGAAAGCTGGCTCTCGCAGCAGCGCGCCATCTGGCAGGGCCGCACCGACCGCCTCGCCGCCTTCGTCGAATCGCAAATCCCCCAGGAGAAGAACCCATGAGCAACGAAACCGAACTGACCATTTCGCGCCTGATCAAGGCACCGCCGTCGGCGGTGTGGGACGCCTGGAGCGACCCCGCCAAGCTCGCTGCATGGTGGATTCCCGCACCGATCGAATGCCGCGTCGACACGCTCGACCTGCGCCCCGGCGGCGGTTTCGTTACCCGGATGCGCGAGGGTGACGGCGCGTTTCAACCGCATGTCGACGGCTGCTTCCTGGAGGCGGTGCCCGAGAAAAGGCTCGTCTTCACCACCGTCCTCACCGAAGGCTGGCAACCCGCCGAACCCTGGCTCGCGATCACCGCGATCCTGACCTTCGAGGCGCAGGACGGCGGCACGCTCTACGCGGCGCGCGTCCTCCACAAGAACCCCGAGGACAGCGCCAAGCATGACGAGATGGGCTTTCAGGAGGGCTGGGGTACCGCGATCGGCCAGCTTGCGGCGCTTATCGACCGCTAAACCGGACTTGCACCACTAGCGCCGCGCCGTCATAGCGCGGCCATGCACGATATCCGCCTGATCCGGGACAACCCGCAAGCGTTCGACGCCGGCCTCGCGCGCCGTGGTCTCGAACCCCTGTCCGCCGAAATCCTGGCGATGGACGCATCGCTGCGCGCGCTGCAGACCGACATGCAAGGCGCGCTCGCACGGCGCAACGAAGCGTCGAAGCTGATCGGCCAGGCGATGGCGCAGGGCGACAAGGACCGCGCCGAGGTTCTGAAGGCCGAGGTCGCGGACCTCAAAACCGCGCTCCCGGCGCAGGAAACCGCCGAGCGCGATCAACTCGCGGCGCTGCAGGACAGGCTCGCCGCCCTCCCCAACCTGCCCGCCGCCGACGTGCCCGAGGGCGAAGACGAGGACGGCAATGTCGAAATCTCGCGCTGGGGCACCCCGCGCAGCTTCGACTTCGCGCCACAGGAACACGCCGATTTCGCGCCCGCGCTCGGACTCGATTTCGAGACGGCGGCCAAGATGTCGGGCGCCCGCTTTGCCTTCCTGCGCGGCCAGATGGCGCGCCTCGAACGCGCGCTCGGCCAGTATATGATCGACCGCCAGACGATCGAGCAGGGCTACACCGAATGCGCGACCCCGCTGATGGTCCGCGACGAGGCGGCGTTCGGCACGACCCAGCTTCCCAAATTCCGCGAGGATCTGTTTCAGACCACCGACGGC is drawn from Sphingopyxis sp. OPL5 and contains these coding sequences:
- a CDS encoding ArsR/SmtB family transcription factor; this translates as MVNQQTPLDSVFHALADPTRRAVISRLLKGAAPVKRLAEPFAMGLPAFLKHLTVLETSGLIRSEKQGRVRTCHINEDRLAAAESWLSQQRAIWQGRTDRLAAFVESQIPQEKNP
- a CDS encoding SRPBCC family protein codes for the protein MSNETELTISRLIKAPPSAVWDAWSDPAKLAAWWIPAPIECRVDTLDLRPGGGFVTRMREGDGAFQPHVDGCFLEAVPEKRLVFTTVLTEGWQPAEPWLAITAILTFEAQDGGTLYAARVLHKNPEDSAKHDEMGFQEGWGTAIGQLAALIDR
- the serS gene encoding serine--tRNA ligase, which gives rise to MHDIRLIRDNPQAFDAGLARRGLEPLSAEILAMDASLRALQTDMQGALARRNEASKLIGQAMAQGDKDRAEVLKAEVADLKTALPAQETAERDQLAALQDRLAALPNLPAADVPEGEDEDGNVEISRWGTPRSFDFAPQEHADFAPALGLDFETAAKMSGARFAFLRGQMARLERALGQYMIDRQTIEQGYTECATPLMVRDEAAFGTTQLPKFREDLFQTTDGRWLISTSEMSLTNAVREEILPEEQLPIRMTALTPCFRSEAGSAGRDTRGYIRQHQFWKVELVSIVRPEDSDAELERKTRAAELILEGLGLPYRKMLLCAGDMGFAARKTYDLEVWLPGQNAYREISSCSNCGDFQARRMNTRFRREGAKGNEFVHTLNGSGLAVGRTLVAILENYQQADGSVTIPEALLPYMGGITTLEPAS